ATTATCAAATCTTTATCACCCGTATTATAAAATGTATAACGGGCAGTGATAATTGTATCTTGTCTAACTTTTTGAAAATCATAAATCTTGTTTTTCCATTTTAAATTTGATATAGGGATTGACTCTTGAGAATTTGTTGTGATTTGTTTTTTTTGAATATGATCACATGAGCATAAAAAATAGCATTGCATTAATATGATGATATAGGATATTGAGAGTTTCATGATAGCTTTATAGGTTATTTAATTTAAATCGATATATAATTATTCTTTCTTCTTCTTCTTCGATTATTGCTTGAGTATAATAATAAGGTTTAATATATCCGATGATTTTAAAGTTTTTGGGTACATCAATATCTCCTAATAATGTTGAATTTTTATAGATTTGTAATCCATCCGTGGACTCTTTGTCCCCTTTTGAGTATGAACGGAATAATATGTTTGTTTCGTTAATATACTGTAGCCAACCATAATAACCTTTAGTCTCACGTTCGTCATAATAGAATTTTCGGCATTCTTTATAGCTGTGAATCTTTTTATAATTTGTATTTATATTGTTTCCAGAATAGCCAAATGATAAAATAGGATTATATTTGAAGTCATATTTATAAATTAAAGAATCTGCTTCATATGAAACATAGAAGTTCCCTTGTTGGTCTATATCAAAGTTGACACCAGAAAATATTAAATATTTTAGAGGGTTTTGTTGATAAATTTCAGGATACCCTCCTCCTAACATTCTCCCGTCTTTTCCTTTTTCTATGTTTACTTCGGAGATGTGCCTACATTTTTTCATATAGCGATCTGTTTGTTCGATATAATCTAAATTAGGATGTTCAGAATACATGTTAAAATAAATATTATCTTTATAATACCTACATACTAATCGGTCATATTGATGTGTATATATTGCTGAAGTTTTTGTTATATCGCTACTTTCATTTCTTTTAAGAAAAAACAAATTCTGGATATTAAATGTTGAATCATAAATGTAATGATCTAGTTGAAATCCAAGTAAAAATAAGCCTTTATTAGGTAGTGGGGCACAGCCTGCAATTTTTCTTACAGGGACTTCATTGGGGGCGCGACCTTGACCAAGGTAACGATTTTTGAAATGGCCGAGCGTATCAAATTTAAAGAAATAGCAATAATATGTATCCATGAAATATATTTCATTATTAATGGTTATTCCTGATAGACCTAAATAAGAAGATTCAATATGTTCCATAATTAGAGTATCTAAATCAAGATGGTGATATTGAATATTTCTATGATTTTGAGGTAATGGAAATATGTTTGTATCCTCTTGTTGACAGGAACATAGGAAAATAATAATTAGTATTGGTATAATTTTCATTGGAAATATAGATTTTTAAAGGGAATAAGTCCACTTACTGAACTTATTCCTTTGTTAAATATTGATTGTTATTTTTTGACTTAATTACAACTAGTATTACGCAAAGAACAATCATAGTTTTCTCCACCACCGCATACGTTACTCATGTTATTGGCGGCACAACTTCCTGATGTCATTCTTGAACAACGACAGACAACGTGATCACCATCGGGCGCTTCTCCGCGAGCTAATGCCTCAATATTGTCAAAGTTAAATAGATGTTTAGAATGATTTTTTTCTACTTTGTAATTTAAGATAAGAGACATAAGAATCCCTGTTGCAAAAATTGCACTTATGCTTAAAATTTTTTTCTTCATATTTATTCTTTTTTGGAGTAATGATATTGTCTTTTTCAAGTATGTATCTTTTCAACTTGAGAGATGACATATGTCTCTAATTTTTTATGTAGTTCTTTTATTATTGAAGATATAATTCGTTTTAGTTTTCGAAATTTTCTATCTTCGTCTCACCTCCTTTCATTGTTTAGGAGAGGGCAGGCGATTGTCGGGATCATTTTGCGATGGACTTTCCCGGCATCGCCTTTACTCTCGGATTTATAAATTTGCTTATATCTTTTAGCTGTAAAAGCAATGCCTCAAATATATACTAAAAATTCTGGAAAAATCAAAGGAAATATGATAGAATTATGAGAATTTTCAATAGAGGGTTTTATTTGAAAATATATTTTATAAGAATCGGATTTGAATAATCTGTTAAAGTGTAGATTATTTCTTTCTTTATTATTTCTATATTTTGAGTATTTTCCAAAGGTTCTAGTGGAACTAATGTTTCATCAGTTATACCTATAATTTTATTATTATCCATGTATAAAGGATAAAGTCCTATATCTTCTTTTGATTTTGAAAATACAACTTTTCTTTTTGTAGTCTTATCGTAAAGGATATTTAAAATTTTATTTTTCATAAATAAAGAACAAAATAAATATCGATCGTTTTGACTATTAAATCCGAGTGTGTATGGTATTTTTGAAGAATACATAACTTCTTTGTAAAATTTTATTTGTTCTTCTGGATTTGTTAAATCTGGAAATTTCATTTTTGATAAGTTGTATGTATATTTTCCGAAATCCCATTGATAAGCTGGTAAAAGTGTATCATTGGAGATTTTGTATATTTCATTAGAAAATGCTTGTGTAAAATAGATTGAATCTTTATAGACTTGTATCGGCTGCCTACATTCTCCATTTATAATTTTCTTTTGTTTCATGAATTGAGATACGAAAGTATCTTGTTGTCGAGAGAAAATTCTAAACGTGTAATCATTATATTTTGTTGGGTTTGTATATAGTAATATGGAGTCTTGATTTAAGATATGTAGATAATGATATGCCATAGGAGGGTGGGGTAAATAGATTGATGACTGGTATTGCCCTTGTAAACTATATGTTAAAATTTTTCCCATGGGGTCTAGGCATTCTAATGTATTTGCAAATCTGTTGATTACAATATCTTCAAGTAGATAAAATTCGTCAGGAGCTCTACCGATCGTATTTATTTTTGAAATAAATTTTCCATGACTGTCAAATATTAATACAGCTTTTTGTCGTCTATCAAGAATGTAAATAAATGATTGGTATTCAATAATTTTATCTATATTTTGTATTATGGATTTTTCATTTGTTTCCAATGGAATAATTTCCATTTTAGAAAATATATTATTGATAGATATAGATTTAGATGCATCTAAATCTATAGAAATAGTTGAATTCGAATTTTGTGAATTAGAACAGGATAGAAGTAATGTAATTGTTGATATAAATAATATAGTTTTCATGAATTTATTTTTAGTATTGAGCATTTTGAGATTGAGGATGATTTGAAATCATCCTCAACAAAATTTAATTTTCCCATGGACAATAATCGTCCTGATAACCACTCCATTTACAATGAGGAAGTAGATTTGAGTAAACAATCTCATAACATTTTAGTTTGTATAATCCAAGAATTGGGTTATCGTCTATTTTTACGGACTGTAAATTGTGAGGTTTTTCTTCAAGGGAAAGTATGGATTCTGCTTGACAAAAGCAGATATATGTATTTTCATCTATATAGACAAAATCATTGTTTATTAGTGGAAATTGATGAGAATGGATAATACTTCCAACGTGAGCTACTTCCTGTTTCGCATGTTTGAAATAAATGTATGGAAAGATGCCTTTCACGAAATTGAAAAAGAGAAAATTGTCGCATATAAATAGATTATTTATTCTTCCGATGGGCTGTTGAAGAGGATCAGCATATCGCGTTATATAGTTTGTACGTTCTTCATCTGAATAATTTTTTAAATCGGATGGGTACATGTAACTTTTTCCAAAATTGATGTTACAGACTTTTTCTAATTTCCCATGGCATTTGTAGATCGAGTAGTCATACGGGAAAAAGCAATACACGGAATTCCGGTAGTTGGCAAATGTCATCTGTTTATATGCAACTCCTAACTGTTTTTGGGAGAAATCTCCGAATTTGTCTAAATACTCTCCTGTAAATCTGTTGTATATATAGAAATTTTTTAATTCTTTAGAACAGTAATTTGTAAAAATGAATAAACTGTCATTACTAAATGTAATTGATGTTCCGTGTGTAGCGATAGGAAAATCGAAATTGAACTCGAAATTTGAATTGTAAACGGATATTTTCTGTTGATCGGATGCTAGAATGTAAATGATGCTATCCGTGATGAAAAAGTCATCTAGTGAAAGATATTCCCCACGGCCTCTACCGTGTTTATCTAATTTATTTTTATATTTTCCATCTGAATCGAAGGCAAAAATGATTTCTTGCTTTTTATCCAGTATATATATGGTGCTGTCATGAATCTGAACTTTATTCATGCTTGCAAGCAATGAATGTTTTGATGTTTCCAGTGGAATATAAGTTACAGACGAGAAAAGAGAATCGGCCGGTATGCCTTGAAAGTCTCCTTCTACAGTTACATTAAGTGTGGGATATTCTTGTATATTCTTTGTATTTTTGCATTGATAGAAAATAAGAATACAGATGATAAAGTAAAAGACTTTCATGTCGTTGAAATTAAAAATGTTGATAATAGAACCATGAACTTATTATGGGTATCTTGTGAATAGTTTGACTTTTACTAATATGGGATTTGAATTTTCATCTAATTGTGACAAATTATGCGCTTGGCAGAAAGCATTTTTAAATTTGTCGGGAATAAAGGCGGGGTCGATCAGATAATAGAAATAATCGTTTTGATACCCGGAGGGAAAAATTGCATCGCGGGTTGAAATAGAGAAGTGGGGAATCCCGAGGAAATTCCGATAGTGATTTATGATTGTTGTCGCATGACATTGATAAAGCGAATGTAGATAATTGTCTTGATATTGAAAGCCGAACATGATTTCTTTGTTCGTGAGGAATACCGGGGTAATACGGGCCACGTAATCATGATTTTTTATAGTTTCGATGAAATCGGTAACATCATTGTATGAGTCTTTTAGCATTTTTTGTGGCATTTGATGTTTTCCACACTCAAATCGATAACAGGGAATGAGTTCTTTTTCCGTTAATTGATAGATAGTATCATTTAGGGAATAGGTAAAAAATAAATTTTTTGAATCCCTGGGTATGAAGTTATTGTTGTCTTTAAAATGCCTCCAGTTTAATTCATTGTCCGAAATCTCGATAAATTCATGTATGATTTTTCTCTCTTGTTTAGAAAAGTAATTTAAACGGCAGTGGGAGCTAGGAGATTTTGATGAGCCGATATATATGGCCCATAAATCATTGGATATTTTTGTGAATGCGAGACCGAATAGTCCTGTATTTATTTCATCTACAAACTCTCCTTTGGGGGAATATTCTATGATTTTGAAACTGTTATTGTCAAGTATGTAATAATGATTATCTTCATCTATGTAGAAATCATCTAGTACAAGATATTCCCCGGGACCTCTTCCTTGATGGGCTATTTTGAATAAAAACTTTCCATTTTGATTAAATGTATATATGCTATTGTCAGAGGAAAAGGAATACAATGTGTCTGTTATTATCACTCTATCTACCCATGCTAATAAAGATTGATCTGTTGTTTCAAGTGGAATTACCTGCATGGATGCCGTGTCGAATAATTGTTCCCAGTCCACAGATTGGCTAGATGTCGGGTCTATGGGAATTGTGATGAGATTATCTTGTCCTTTGTTTGATGAACATGCAACAATACAAAAGAACGTGATTATAATGAAGACGACTTTTTTCATAAGTGATAAATTCATATAAAATTAATATAGTTTTATCCAATGTTTCACGTATTCAAGAGTAAAAATAACATGTAGTTACAATACAGGTGTCTCACGCTTTTCCTCAAGTGGATAATGCCTCAAATATATACTAAAAATTCTGGAAAAATCAAAGGAAATATGATAAAATTATGAGAATTTTATCGTAATTCAATTATAGAGGTTTCTTTGTAAATGGGGTGTGCATTTTATTCGTATTCTGTGAAAACATAGCATATACGCATTACGTTCGTTCCTATCTAATGGATTTATATTTTTGAAAACGGCTCGTTGGTTTATCTGGTATAGTCATTTGTAGCCGATTACCTAATAATGGGTTTATATATCGTTTTTTGAAATTACTACGATGTTGGAAACCAATATATTCTGCTATTTCTGTTGCTGATGAGACTTAGAATTCAGCCCCATTCTCTCTTCAATGGATTTATTTTTTGACTTAGTCATTGACTTAGTTACTTTTTGATTTTTGACTAAGTCAGATTCATCGGTTGCCGAAACGTTCATGCGGAAAGCGGTGATTGTGTTGACATCAAAAATTGCCGGAGTGTTGCCGTTTTCTTTGAGCATCTTTTGTACGCGGGTTACACCTCGGTTATGGTTCTACCCGACATCGTGGGCAAAGGAAGGATGTTTCCGTCGGAACGAATTCCAGCTATCTTTAGTGTTGCTACCTCAAAAACACGAAGTGAAACGCCTCAAAAACACGAAGTGAAATGCCTCAAAAAACGGAAGTAAAATACCTCAAAAACACGAAATGGTTTTGTTAGTATAAAAAAATGAGCTACTTTTGCTTAAAATAAAATCCTGTCTTATGGAATATTTGAAACGAATTGCTGACGATCTGTTGAAACTACGCCTTGAAGCTTTTGGAGCGGTTCAGATAAAAGGTCCCAAGTGGTGTGGTAAAACAACCACGGCGGAGATGCAGGCCAAAAGTGTGATAAAAATGCAGGATCCGGATACGCGAGAGGGGTATCTGGCGGCTGCACGTACCAAGCCTTCTCTTTTACTTAAAGGAGAAACACCTAGATTGATTGATGAGTGGCAGGTTGCACCCGTTTTATGGGATGCTGTTCGCCATGCTGTGGATGAAAGACGATTGAGGGGGCAGTTTATATTGACGGGTTCAACAGTGATTGATGATGATGAAATTATGCATACGGGTACAGGGCGTATATCTAAAATGTCAATGTATCCTATGAGCCTTTATGAATCAAAAGAATCTAATGGGAAAATTTCATTAAGGGAACTCTTTGACAATAAGGAGTTGGATATTGATGGAATAGTGTCGAACTTGTCTATAGAGGAGCTTATTTTTGCAGCTTGTCGAGGAGGATGGCCGGCTTCTTTGGATGATATGAGTATGGCCGCTAAATTGTTGATTGCTAGAGATTATATAGATGTTATTTGTAGCGAAGATATTTCCAAAGTAGATAAAGTTCAACGTAATCCTGCTCTGGCGAAACTAATCCTGCGTTCTTATTCAAGGAATTTGTGTACATTAGCCAAAAAGACGAGTATGTTAGCAGATGTTTCTGTTGAAATGGAAGGAACTTCCACCAAAACATTTGATGATTACGTGGAGGCATTGGAGAAATTGTTTGTCATTGAAGATATTGAGGCTTGGTGTCCGGCTATTCGTTCTGCAACAGTTATTAGAACTGGAAAAAAACGTTGCTTTGTAGACCCTTCCATCGCGGTTGCGGCGATGGGGGCATCTCCGCAAAGTCTCGAACTGGACTTGAAGACATTCGGGTTCATTTATGAATGCATGTGTGTGCGTGATTTAAGAATCTATTCACAAGCAATGGGGGGCACTCTCTCGTATTATCATGATCGATATGGTTTAGAAGCTGATGCCGTTCTTCATTTGGATGATGGGCGATATGCTTTAATTGAATGTAAACTTGGTAGCCGTGAAATTGAGGATGGTGCCAAGCATTTACTTGAATTAAAAAATCTCATCATAGAAAGAAACAAGAAAGAAACGCAAATGCCGTTGAGACTTCCTGATCTTTTAATTATTTTGACGGGTGGTGAACTGGCATATACAAGGGAAGATGGAGTAAAAATTATTCCATTGGGATGTTTGAAGGATTAATGTTATTTGAGAATGTATTTGATCAGGACATAATGGTCCTTTTCCAGTTTTTCTTCTATTTCTTTTGGGGCTCTTTTCATACCGTCTTTTATCATGGCTTGGTATGTGTCGTTTAAGAGGTAGGAGAAAACTTTGTTTCCTGCCACGAAGTCCGGATCTAATAGGAAATAATCATCTTTTTCTCTACTGTTCAAAATGACTTTTTTATTTTTCCGATCAATAAGATATGGTTCGGAATCGTTAGTTCCGAGAATGTATTTTGGAGTAACAAAAGGTGTTGTGTATAGGTATTGATAGTTTTCAGTGACTTTAGAATAGTCTTGTCTCCATTTCATGGGAATGGAATGATTGGTAAAATCTATCGTCAAGGTTGAGAATGTGAAAGCATCGTGACGGTCAAGTAGGTAGATCGTGTCGGATAAGAGTGTATGGTATATGATGTTTTCAGCATTTTGCGTGAAAAAAGATAACTTGGTAGAATTACAGCAATCGGATTCATTTGCGGGTAATAATTCCTTTTTCACGTTCATGTTTTTATCTGTAATGGTGATTTTATTCTCTTTTTTTACTGGCAGGTCTTTTAGGGGTTGCCAGCTAAACATGTAGTCGCCATTTCCCAGAATGGCGATGTCGTAGAAGACTCCCGGTAATTGTTTGGTTTCAATGTAAGTTCCGTTTAAGTCATATAGTAATAGACGTGCCTGAAAGTTATCAATGACATAAATGTAGTTTGAATCCACAGTGAAATTGCGGGTTTCAAGAAATTCTCCGGGGGCTCGTCCCAAGGCTCCTACCGGGAATAGGAATTTTCCGGTGGTATCGAATACAAATACTTGCTTGCAGTTTCGGAAATCGAGAATAAATATTTTATCATCCTGCACAACGAGTTTTTCGACCATGTTAAACAGGCCGTCCGGATGTGTTTCCAACGCGATATATTCTACTGAATCAATGTAGGAGGATAGTTTGGTGTGTGGGTCAACTTTCCAGATGATAGAATTCTCCATCTCTCGTGAAGGGTTTGATTTACAAGAGATAATAACGGATAATAACAGGAGTATAGTGCAATATTTATGGAATAACATCTTCTTCTTTTTTTAGTTACGACCATTTCTCACGTGGCATGAAAAATAATCAAAATATGGGTACAATATTCAAATATTTTATATTTTTTGATATAAAAATGGGAGGATAGAGTTTACATTTGATTCGAACCTCAAAAACAGGAAGTGAAATACCTCAAAAACACGAAACGCTTTTGTTGATTCGGAAAAATAAACCCCGAAAAGTCACTTAAAAACTTTTCGGGGTCCTTCTTCTAGAGGGTAGCCGCTAGGGTACGGGTGCTAACGTTTCACGTGCCATCGATTCTTCAACCAGGCGACGATGATGGAACTTAACACCCCGCCCAGCAGGCTCACAGTTCCGGCCAACAGGCTGTC
The window above is part of the Butyricimonas paravirosa genome. Proteins encoded here:
- a CDS encoding NVEALA domain-containing protein, which gives rise to MKKKILSISAIFATGILMSLILNYKVEKNHSKHLFNFDNIEALARGEAPDGDHVVCRCSRMTSGSCAANNMSNVCGGGENYDCSLRNTSCN
- a CDS encoding ATP-binding protein, translating into MEYLKRIADDLLKLRLEAFGAVQIKGPKWCGKTTTAEMQAKSVIKMQDPDTREGYLAAARTKPSLLLKGETPRLIDEWQVAPVLWDAVRHAVDERRLRGQFILTGSTVIDDDEIMHTGTGRISKMSMYPMSLYESKESNGKISLRELFDNKELDIDGIVSNLSIEELIFAACRGGWPASLDDMSMAAKLLIARDYIDVICSEDISKVDKVQRNPALAKLILRSYSRNLCTLAKKTSMLADVSVEMEGTSTKTFDDYVEALEKLFVIEDIEAWCPAIRSATVIRTGKKRCFVDPSIAVAAMGASPQSLELDLKTFGFIYECMCVRDLRIYSQAMGGTLSYYHDRYGLEADAVLHLDDGRYALIECKLGSREIEDGAKHLLELKNLIIERNKKETQMPLRLPDLLIILTGGELAYTREDGVKIIPLGCLKD
- a CDS encoding 6-bladed beta-propeller, which gives rise to MENSIIWKVDPHTKLSSYIDSVEYIALETHPDGLFNMVEKLVVQDDKIFILDFRNCKQVFVFDTTGKFLFPVGALGRAPGEFLETRNFTVDSNYIYVIDNFQARLLLYDLNGTYIETKQLPGVFYDIAILGNGDYMFSWQPLKDLPVKKENKITITDKNMNVKKELLPANESDCCNSTKLSFFTQNAENIIYHTLLSDTIYLLDRHDAFTFSTLTIDFTNHSIPMKWRQDYSKVTENYQYLYTTPFVTPKYILGTNDSEPYLIDRKNKKVILNSREKDDYFLLDPDFVAGNKVFSYLLNDTYQAMIKDGMKRAPKEIEEKLEKDHYVLIKYILK
- a CDS encoding 6-bladed beta-propeller: MKVFYFIICILIFYQCKNTKNIQEYPTLNVTVEGDFQGIPADSLFSSVTYIPLETSKHSLLASMNKVQIHDSTIYILDKKQEIIFAFDSDGKYKNKLDKHGRGRGEYLSLDDFFITDSIIYILASDQQKISVYNSNFEFNFDFPIATHGTSITFSNDSLFIFTNYCSKELKNFYIYNRFTGEYLDKFGDFSQKQLGVAYKQMTFANYRNSVYCFFPYDYSIYKCHGKLEKVCNINFGKSYMYPSDLKNYSDEERTNYITRYADPLQQPIGRINNLFICDNFLFFNFVKGIFPYIYFKHAKQEVAHVGSIIHSHQFPLINNDFVYIDENTYICFCQAESILSLEEKPHNLQSVKIDDNPILGLYKLKCYEIVYSNLLPHCKWSGYQDDYCPWEN
- a CDS encoding 6-bladed beta-propeller; translation: MKTILFISTITLLLSCSNSQNSNSTISIDLDASKSISINNIFSKMEIIPLETNEKSIIQNIDKIIEYQSFIYILDRRQKAVLIFDSHGKFISKINTIGRAPDEFYLLEDIVINRFANTLECLDPMGKILTYSLQGQYQSSIYLPHPPMAYHYLHILNQDSILLYTNPTKYNDYTFRIFSRQQDTFVSQFMKQKKIINGECRQPIQVYKDSIYFTQAFSNEIYKISNDTLLPAYQWDFGKYTYNLSKMKFPDLTNPEEQIKFYKEVMYSSKIPYTLGFNSQNDRYLFCSLFMKNKILNILYDKTTKRKVVFSKSKEDIGLYPLYMDNNKIIGITDETLVPLEPLENTQNIEIIKKEIIYTLTDYSNPILIKYIFK
- a CDS encoding 6-bladed beta-propeller, with product MKKVVFIIITFFCIVACSSNKGQDNLITIPIDPTSSQSVDWEQLFDTASMQVIPLETTDQSLLAWVDRVIITDTLYSFSSDNSIYTFNQNGKFLFKIAHQGRGPGEYLVLDDFYIDEDNHYYILDNNSFKIIEYSPKGEFVDEINTGLFGLAFTKISNDLWAIYIGSSKSPSSHCRLNYFSKQERKIIHEFIEISDNELNWRHFKDNNNFIPRDSKNLFFTYSLNDTIYQLTEKELIPCYRFECGKHQMPQKMLKDSYNDVTDFIETIKNHDYVARITPVFLTNKEIMFGFQYQDNYLHSLYQCHATTIINHYRNFLGIPHFSISTRDAIFPSGYQNDYFYYLIDPAFIPDKFKNAFCQAHNLSQLDENSNPILVKVKLFTRYP
- a CDS encoding DUF1573 domain-containing protein, translated to MKLSISYIIILMQCYFLCSCDHIQKKQITTNSQESIPISNLKWKNKIYDFQKVRQDTIITARYTFYNTGDKDLIIQYVNPDCNCTTYQLSKKMIPVNDSAYIELSLNTKNKIGKQHLYTTIKANTKAQMYKLILKGYVEHH
- a CDS encoding Fic family protein, whose protein sequence is MAEYIGFQHRSNFKKRYINPLLGNRLQMTIPDKPTSRFQKYKSIR